The stretch of DNA CGTATGGATTTCCAATCCATGGGTGTATAGATGGCTGGAGTCGAAAAATCATGTGGCTAAAAGTCACCAAGTCAAATAACCATCCAGACATTATTGCCAGTTTCTTTCTGAATTGTGTTGAAGAGTTAGGAGGCTGTCCAGTGAAACTGAGGACTGATTGTGGAACGGAAAATGGTGTAATGGCAGCGATGCAATGCACATTTCAACAAAGTGCTGATGCGCACAAGTATGGGTCATCTCCCGCTAATCAAAGGATTGAGAGCTGGTGGTCATTTTACAGGAAGAACAGGTGTGGTTGGTGGATGGAATTTTTTAAGAGCCTGGTGGAACATGAAATTTTAATCCCGGAGATGAGATACAAATGGCATGCCTTTGGTTCTGTTTTGCTCATTTACTTCAAGATGACttagacaaagtaaaagaaCATTGGAATACTCATTTAATAAGGGGCTCTAGGTATGACACTATCAGTGGGAGACCTGATGAACTGTTCTTTCTCCCAGAACTTCACGGTGGAGAAGATGGTCTACTTCACCCAATCTTAGATGATGAGATCCAATCTATCAGGGAGAACCTGACCTACGAAGAGGAGCAAACCATTTACCAAGAGTACTTTGAATATGTACTAGAAAACACTGACTTGCAGCTGCCCAACAACTTTGAACAGGGACTTTCTCTTTATAAACAACTTCTTGAAATTGCCAATATAGATTAAGTTCAATGACTTATAAAGAGGTGTGCGATATCAGCTTGAATTATGCCCACCAGTAATGGCTCAAACTGAttattgttttgcactttcctTTCCATGAATGTACAAGTAAATATAATAATGTACTCATGTTTGGCTCAACTTTAACATCTTTTAATACAAAGTGACCATCATGAGAaccattacatgtacatctcaaAAAACTAGTCTTGACAGCAAAAGTGTTACTTTCTTGGAAGAGCCCAGGATACCAAATTTCAACTTGATCACATTATCTCAGTTCTTTCCTATGTTAATTGAACAACTTGGGAAtttgcttttcttctttcaCCATACTGTGGTAAATCTATCCAACGACATAACATACAATATCAACATTATGGAATACAATATGATATTATTTTGGCATAATTTACAAAAACTTAAATAATCTTAACAGTCAACAGTATTCTTGCCTTAGTTTATAAGACTGGATGTGTTTCAAACTTTAACTAGAATAAACATTCATCAACAGTTACCTAAAATATGGACCACGGTTTCACTATTGTTTGGTACACAGGTACAGATTCTGAACAAATCACTGGATTATCCTCAGCATGTAGATGAAAGGCTCAAACCATTGTGAAGCCCCATGCctctttatttgaaattaaattttcaaattcctCTGACAGTTCATTATAAGACTGATAAGTTGTGGGCACTTCTAAAACAGGCCCACAAGTGCGTGCTATGGGGCTGCGATGTgccccatcaagtgaattaaaTGCAACAGTTATTTCTGTTACTGCAATTACATCACTACCTGTTgtaaactgaagaaatgctttTAAAGCAACCTCACCAAGAGACTTAATGTAGCGCTTTAAGTGATCAAAACTGGTTCGTTCTGCTTCATTCTGAGGGCTTGCAGACAATAACTTTACAACCTTTCTTGTTGTAGGCTTCTTCGTCTCATACACTTCCTTCATACAATCTAGTGTTTTAAACTGTGGAAAACTCTTAAGAGAAGAAATAATTGGTTTCCAGCAATTTGAAATATACTTAGGCTTCTGAACTAGTTCTTGATGAGCTAGTTGGGTGATAATAAGTTTCACATTCTCCTTTGTCGGATTTTTGTAGCATTTATAGCTACTCAATACTTCAAGTACCTCATCATCATTAGCGTCTAACACACCCTCAGTGCACTTTCTTAATGTTTCTGCTTCATCTTTGCCTATGTATGATAAAAATGCTTCAAGaagaaagctgtcagaaataGTGCTTTCCTCAAACAAACAGCTCCCCATGAAAACACCCGAAAGAGTAACAGGAAAATACATAATTTCACAATATCCATACACCAATACTTTCCCTACTGCCTCCCATTCTTCAAGTTGGTAGTCATGTCTTACTGAGGGAACTTTTTCTGTTGCACCAATTGACAGAGACCTAAAGaattggtgccaaaacaatgtGATTACTTCTCGCACAACACCAAGACCTCTGCCATCTTCAATCTCCCCACGCTCATTAACTATAACTAGATTTAGATGATAATGATGTGTAGGGATGTCCAAGGCTTTGAATTCCTCTATCAAGTCTTTGAGAACTTGGAATCTATGTACAAGCACATCCTTTACTGCTATCGGTGCAGTAcctaaatataaaaaaaaaacaacaacactactttcagttttaaataaattattaatttatttatttgatgaataaattaaataaactgAAATTTGATGTATCAAGTATGTGATATtgaccaattttttttgtgaggaATTAATATATTATTAGCTCATACCATGATCAAAGTCCAAAGGGGGCTGACTCTGCACATTTTCATCATTAAGCTGAATGGCACCACCAGATAAAGGGCACTCACTAGATGAGGCACATTCACTGACATCAACAGAGGTAAAAACTTCATTGGTATCTGATGTTGCAGCTTGACCAGCATCTTGGTTGGCATTTAATGTAACATCAGGAGTACTAGCAGCTGTGGTAATTGCTGCAGTACTTTGACTTGCATTCACAGGGGTAGAACCTACAAAAGCAGCAATAATTGTTAACACACTTTTACATCTAATCCTGGTGGGAAGGTTGACAAGCAGAAGGCACACAAAATAAAACAGGGTACACGATCTCATGATTTTgctgaaaagaaaaagtaagTTTCATACAGTAAAACATGCAAGCAAGCCGATCAAATAACGAAAAAGGCCATGGTTACGGTACATACTCTTCGCAGACATAATACTCAAATTAAAGCTAGTTTACAAAGTCAAATTGAAATTACGTATGATGATGTTGGCATGAAAAAACATAATATTTACCAGAAAAACTGCACGCGACTGCTCCATTAGAATTGGTAGAAGTCAAAGAtaacacagcggtcaaacgtctgcgcatgcCCAAATGGATATTTTTTTGCCAGCCGCGCGCCAATTTCCCgcgcaaaattttaaagaaaaacattgGAAACAACCGGTGTGACGCAAAATCTACGAAACAAAACTGAAACGTTCATAGAAatctgtaaaaggaaaaaagaaaaggtaaaagGAAAACTTAAGACTTTCCAGACACAAAGTTTATTAAATTACCGGTATTCTGTTGATTTACCATTTCGTTTTGAGCTTTACCAAAAAAGTTATACGTCTTCAAAAACGGCGTCATGCTGCGAGCTGACAGCGtagtatatttttatttgttattatcaATCATGCGATGCGTGACACCGGAAGCTGACGGCAAGCGGTGTTTAAACGAAGGAAAAACtcgtaaagaaaaagaaaattgcagtcATTCGGCTTGGCTCAGACGAGCTGACAAAACATTGCCAAGGGCTGGAGGGATTCCGTCGGGATCGTGGATTTGTTTGCGGCACAGTAATGAAATCCATCGGAACAATAAACCATGTTTACTGAACGGTTTTACCAGGTCTTCGAAaaggttggaaaaaaaaattaccagattACAGACCTGGGACAAACTGGTGTTGTAAATGCAAACTTGAGGCCGACAAAAGCGTTATTGATCATGTTAAATACATTCAATGGAAAAGAAAGGACTCCAACAAACAGAGGGTAGAATACTTTTTAAGTCTGACATTTCACGAATTATTTCTGTTAGCCCGTTGTACAagttaaaacataaacaaatatataaattaaCGAGGAAAATGTCACTTATTGGATGCGGAGGGCCTACGAAAAGAGGAACAGTGTCATGAAAATACTGACCAATAAAGAGGCAAGTCTAGTTgtgtatatatttctttctgACTTTTGATATCCAGTCGATATTATTTACTTATATTACATTCACATGTTTAATCAAAAGTAAACCATAAGAACGATTAAATCGCTTTAACTTCTCAAGGCTCTTGCAAACTCTTTTCTTtacatatttcattttttccgaATCAATTTAGCCAGTAATTGTTATGTTAGTGGCCAGATTAAATCAAACCAAGGCATATTAGATATccagaaaggaaaagagaaggaaaacagTATTTTGCCCTCTTGTTTATTTACTACTCCTAGCAAACGCCAGAGTGTAAAACTGGAACTGTTTTTTTATGATAATTTTAGCATCACTATTTTAGAGCCTTCAATTGGAGAATTGATTGAAAGATTTCAGATGGCAGTTGGTAGTCATTATTAAAACAGTGGTTTGCCCTTGTAGGAAGTGAGTGCCATGAGGAAGTTTACAGAGCTTCAAGTGAAGTAcctgaatagaccattttacagttgtagctaagctgcctggcctaagaatggaagtgaggctgccggtgaccctgttttgatacaaacctttgtgcttttctaatgttaatgaagactaatttgaatcacaacaacacaatttacatgataaaagcagtgaggtctgtatcgattcaaggtcaccggcagcctcgcagccattcataggccaggtcactgagcaaacaactgtaaaatggcctattgtttaaAGCTGTCTTTAAAACAATACTTCGGGAAGACTCCAGACTGTCACAAGACAGAGGATACCTCCAAGAATAAAGAACAGTTGCCCTCCTTCATATAATAGCATATTTCAGTTGTGAATAAACATGAATTAATCTGAACCAATAAAAGGGTACATCTGAAAAATCTGAAATAAATTTCCATGTTTGCATAGATCACAGATTACATGTCCTTTGCAAAAAAGACTTGGGTCTCTACATGCATCAGCACTGTTGAGATACTTTGCGCTGGATTTTGCAACAGCTGGTATGTACTGGTGAACATCGAGAAGGGCAGATGCCATATGCGTCGCTTTTGACAACTATAGATTATCTGGTATGCAAAGGAAGGGAGACTTAATGTAAAGGTGGTATCGTAAAATATCACCTGtaagaaattttcaccaaaggTCTTAAAAACCATCACAAGTCATTTCTTAGTCCTCTTGCTGCGCAATGCCAACAACTGAGGGCAAACGATATACAGAAGCAAATCAAACAGTTCAGGTATAGtgtgaataataatatattatttatttcctttcttgagCCCTTCATTTTAATCATGCCTGTAGTGAGTCTAAATTaagagacatttcaataataataataataataataataataataataataataataacaacaacaacagcaaaagaataataataatcttgaaaataacagtaaaaattcctttgttttctaTACAATCTGCTGCCTTGTGTTACTCCGTAAGAATTAAATCTTGATCGCTTTTGAGAATGAGAAGGTTACACAAATTTAATAATTGTGGAGCATGATACAGGGAACAGTGCAAATGTACATTTCAGTTTCTTAAAATCCAGAAATCTGGTAATAAATTAGCATGTTCACTGTGATATGCTACATTGCATCCTATTTTATCCCTGAAAGCAGTTCCACATGACCATCTGGTTTGTTGCTTGAGATGGAAAACTGTTTGTCCTGACAGTCACTTCCATTTCCCTCATGGTGTCATAGTTGCTAGGTGTGACATATCAGGAAGAGGCTAGGCATTTCtggcaaaaattaaacaagaactgtCATTACAACACAATTTATGTTCTCTTACATTTGCAACATTTCTGTGACTAAAGACCAGTTATTTTGCATGTACAGTGTAGCGTACAGAACGAATTTCAAAAGAGATCAATTAGCATTACTTAAAACCTCTTACAAAAGGAAGAATGGTGAAGTTCAAGTGTTGAACAAATAAGAGAACATCTCTGGAAATAACAGGTACTTCAtaacaaaaaacaatacaactacacagaaaaattacttaaacaaaataaaacacgatAGATCGAAAGAACTTTTCAtttcttaaaatgaaaaaagaggaGAGCATTCAGTATTTCTgttgcaaaataaattaatttataaaaCATGCCTATGCACTTAACTCAAGAATTGTACGTAAGCTTTAAGGATGATATGAATACTGTAATATTTACACAGCTTCTCAATCAAATCACGAGAAGAACACGGCATTTCACCTTTCTTTACGTGTAACTTACAATGATTGCCAATGCTGTGTCTTCTCATGCATGAGTGCCTTAGTATTATAGACCATCATAGACCATGCTAAATCGAATGCATCGTACGATCAGCTGTTATTACTTTAGTTTAAAGTACTGTTTGACATCACTTCTACATGTGGCTACTGTATGCCGgtctcaataaaaaaaatatgtacagaCTTACTCGCTTGTGTGGTCGTTTTTAACTCCAGTGAAGCGACTTGAGAGTCACAACTTAACCCCACGAGGTCGCACCGCCATTTTGACCGCCTGTTGGCCCTTTTCACTCCAACGctcgcacatgcgcagacgtttgaccgctgtgttgtcAAAGATCGACTGGCTGCGGCACAAACTGTGGTGGTAGACGTTGTGGCAGACGAATGCTCAGAAATTTCAACTGCGAATCTGTCAGCGATGTCTACGTCATCTAACCATTCATCGCTTTCAAATTCCAGGTCCAACCACGGCCAGCAAGTCTGTTCGGATTCAGAATCCGAAGCTTCTTTTAGTGGGCATAAGAACAAAGAAATCCGTGCATAACTCTTCCCTAGGTCTTCTTTATATTTTCCAGTGTAAATGCCTCTTTTGTTCCGGGAAGAGTGGTAACTTCGCTTCCATCAGGAAAACACAGTTTATAACTCTTGTCATTTCTGAAAGTTCGATCATAAGAACGTCGTTTCTTCAAGGCTTCATCCAGTACTGTCTGGGCTGAGGCACGTTTATTGACTTTTAAGGGAAGGGACTTGCCCCTCACAGGCTTGAAAACGCCGCTCGATCCAGAACCAATCCCGATTGTAATAGTTACAAATTCGTCCATCTCCTTGGACTTGGACTTGGACTTGAACGAGGTTTGCCTTTCTTTCGACTTTTCGcttagaaatattttaaaactagAGACTTGACTAGTCGAAGATGACGATAAACTAACCCCGCACTTCGGGCAAAACTTATGATTTTGACTTCTCCACCCACCGCAACTGTGGCAAAACATGGCGGACAGTCGTACAAACGAGAAGCGGGAAGGTGACCAGTAGTAGTGCCAGGTTCCAAGCGTTTTCAGCGTCTGGGCTAGTTACCAGtactttgaaattttgttgtgttttgtgaAATGCTTTTGTGTTTCAGTTAATTGTGTTGTGTATTAATTTCCTTTTGTGTTCTATCAAATTGTGCCgtgttttcgaaaaaattgttgtgttctgtcaaattgtgttttgttctcgaaaagattgttgtgttcttggaaaGATTGTTCTGTTCTGCAAACGATTGTTCCGTTCtgttaaattgtattttgttctcgtaaagattgttgtgttctcAAAAAGATTGTTGTGTTTCTTAACTGGAATTGCGTTGTGTTTTGCCCCTATGGGCCACCGTAGTGAGTCCCATTAGAAAATGACAATTTGaacaaataaagttttccttgaGTGTTCATCATTGCATCCAGAGGGAGAAAGATACATTGTGCATATCACATAGTTCAAATTTATCTGGAAAACATGGCATCAAAAATGGAGGACACAGTGAGGTAAATCAGTGGTAGTTTTGTATATTAGTCATTGATTTTTTCcataaacgagatgcttccgtgaagcatacactgggttgcctgtggcacATGTTACAGGAAATCAGAAGGCACAACtgcttttcaccacaagtttaagcgtgcctctgagcatctgacagctacaATAGTTCGCTGAAATTTATCCCTGTTCgtcggggttagtatctggatgggagcccctcaaaacagaagcattagaccgaaaattctattttaatgctaacaaatgcggaccaagcaagggactgattttgttagcttgctttatgcgaaacaaataCTGATGCAAAAGTCAATAAATAGTGGTACAAAGTTTTTGgcaagagcagaaggaagttttctggacggtcgatcgagaataaaatattttgccatcagcaacaacatttatgacacgaaaacaacattaatttttaaccccgaatataaaaagttacgatcaccgacaaacattctgggagatttttgctattgtacttttggctgcacaagtaaaagcgcaaaatcgaaagttacaTCGGATTCagagggcgccgtgatgaagttaccgcggtgtgt from Montipora capricornis isolate CH-2021 chromosome 9, ASM3666992v2, whole genome shotgun sequence encodes:
- the LOC138017648 gene encoding uncharacterized protein, encoding MRRRLTAVLSLTSTNSNGAVACSFSGSTPVNASQSTAAITTAASTPDVTLNANQDAGQAATSDTNEVFTSVDVSECASSSECPLSGGAIQLNDENVQSQPPLDFDHGTAPIAVKDVLVHRFQVLKDLIEEFKALDIPTHHYHLNLVIVNERGEIEDGRGLGVVREVITLFWHQFFRSLSIGATEKVPSVRHDYQLEEWEAVGKVLVYGYCEIMYFPVTLSGVFMGSCLFEESTISDSFLLEAFLSYIGKDEAETLRKCTEGVLDANDDEVLEVLSSYKCYKNPTKENVKLIITQLAHQELVQKPKYISNCWKPIISSLKSFPQFKTLDCMKEVYETKKPTTRKVVKLLSASPQNEAERTSFDHLKRYIKSLGEVALKAFLQFTTGSDVIAVTEITVAFNSLDGAHRSPIARTCGPVLEVPTTYQSYNELSEEFENLISNKEAWGFTMV